The DNA segment CAGTGAACGGGAAGTTCCCTGGTCCTAGAGTTGCTGCAAGAGAAGGTGACAGAATTGTGGTTAAGGTGGTCAATCATGTTCCCAACAATGTCACCATACACTggtatctatatatataatatatatacatatatgatcTTAACTCTCTAGAACTAATGATTTTGCATTAGTTATTCTTTGCCCGCAAGACAAGTGTACCTAACAATTATCAGCATAAACATGTATGCTACGTATTTTGTGCATCTTCTAGCTAGTATATGTCCATGCATGCAATGGATTATTGTGTGGCTACCAACTAACATATTTATGGATTATTGACAATGATAGGCATGGAATTAGACAGCTTCGAAGTGGATGGGCAGATGGTCCATCTTACATAACTCAATGTCCCATTCAAACTGGTCAGAGTTATGTGTACAACTTCACCATAGTTGGACAAAGAGGAACTCTTTTCTGGCATGCTCACATTTCATGGTTGAGAGCCACTCTCTATGGACCTCTTATCCTCCTCCCTAAGCTCAACGAATCTTACCCTTTTGAAAAACCCCACAAGGAAGTTGCCATCCTCTTCGGTATAGACCTCAAACTATCACCATACATAGAATAAtacacatttttcttatttaatttaacaaaatcattttaaaagaaagaatagtGAATGAAAAAAAGACAACTTTCTCATCTGTATTGCTTCAATGATTGAACCTCATAGGTGAGTGGTGGAACGCTGACCCAGAGGCTGTTATTGCACAAGCCCTTCAGACAGGGGGTGGCCCAAATGTTTCAGATGCCTACACCTTTAATGGATTTCCTGGACCCCTCTACAATTGCTCCAATAACGGTAAAAGCTTGTTGAAACTACACTAACTAGCTTTGAtccactgaaaataaaaaatctacttTTACGAAAAAATAAGTCTCAGTTTTATTTGCACAAAATAACCTGGCTAGCAGTGATAATAGGAGTTGTTCTAAATGGTTATTCATTAAATTGGTGTATTAACATAGGTTTTGacttttgatgttcatggtggACAGAGACAGAGACTGAGACGTTCAGGTTAAAGGTGAAACCAGGGAAGACATACCTTCTTCGTTTGATCAATGCTGCACTCAATGACGAGCTCTTTTTCAGCATTGCAAATCACACCCTGGTCACTGTTGAAGCTGATGCTACTTACGTTAAACCTTTTGAGTCCGAGATCATAGTCCTAGGACCGGGACAAACATCAAACGTTCTGTTAAAGACAAAACCTGAGTACCCAAATGCCACTTTCTTCATGCTAGCAAGGCCATATTTCACTGGCACGGGCACTTTCGACAATTCCACAGTTGCTGGCATTTTAGAGTACAAGAAACCACTTGCTCCCAAAAACATTCCCACTTTAAAACCCTCCCTTCCAGCCATCAATGACACTTCCTTCGTTGCCAACTTCTCAAGCAAATTTCGCAGTTTGAACACTGCCAAGTACCCTGCCCAGGTACCTCAAAAAGTTGACAAGAGCTTTTTCTTCACGGTTGGACTTGGAACAAGTCCCTGCCCCAAAAACCAGACATGCCAAGGACCAAACAACAGTTCAAAATTTGCAGCCTCGATGAACAACATATCTTTCACTCTTCCTTCTATAGCACTTCTTCAGCAACATTTCTTTGGGCAGGCTAATAACGGCATTTACACCACTGATTTTCCTGCTGTGCCATTGAGACCATTCAACTACACGGGGACCCCACCGAACAACACAAGGGTCACCAATGGAACCAAGACTGTGGTCATACCCTTTAACACAAGCGTGCAAGTGGTGCTTCAGGATACTAGCATTTTAGGAGCTGAGAGCCACCCTTTGCATCTTCATGGCTTTAATTTCTATGTTGTTGGTCAAGGCTTTGGGAACTTTAATCCCAACACTGACCCTCCAAAATTCAATCTGGTTGACCCAGTTGAAAGGAACACTGTTGGTGTGCCCTCTGGTGGTTGGGTTGCAATCCGGTTCCTTGCTGATAACCCAGGTGACACTGAATTACTATGATATATATCATTCCTAGCTACCCCACACTTGTTTCAatcctttatttcttttcatcacTTCATAGACCATAACATAAATTAGTTTGATTCTTTCTTTCAGTTTTAACTTTCAAGTCACCTACCTTCTGCTTTAAGCCTGCACCATTGACAAAACTTTAGGCCTTGTTTCTTCTGGTTtcatcttttactttcatttatattgataaaactCGCACTTTGTGTCtgctttctatttttatacatttctaCAAAAACATTGAATCGACAAAAAATATTGGTTTTCTGTCTTTTACTATCCacataaagttttgaaaacacGACACTAATTAAGAATGAAGTCACAGTTTTCACAATATAAGTGAATTATCTAGTTAAGAGTTCAGTTCTGATTAAAAAGTCatacaaaatgaaattaagacAGTGCAtataaattgtgtttaatttatctttatccttttggatgatatgatttaatttaatgtgtATGATGAAACAGGTGTGTGGCTGATGCACTGTCACTTTGATGTGCACTTTAGCTGGGGCTTGAGGATGGCCTGGATTGTTGAGGATGGGAAGCTCCCTAATCAGAAGTTGCCTCCTCCACCAGCTGATCTCCCCAAGTGTTGATCATGATGCTTTCTGCCAATTTTTTCCTTCCTATTTGATTTTCCAGTTCTAAGTTAATTATTTTCCGGATTTTTGGTTTGCCAACTATGAAAGAGTTATGAGAGAGTGAAGAGTCACCATCCTAATAGCcatttcagtttttctttctttctatcatCCAGACACCTTCTGGATCACTTTTCTATACTTCCACTCCACCTAATTTTCTTGTGCTGATAAAATAAGGGTGAATGAAGTTATAGTATCCAGAATTTGAATGTATTTTACctttcaaaatctaataaaaacataCCTTCATTCAAATGATCTATTTTACTTCTCATTTTTATTACCAAACCAGTCTAATCTTATATCATTGCTTTAACAATAATGAAGCTcacatttaatttaaagttgTTGTTTCTTTCTTCAGGAAATTAGAAACTTTAACTTTATTTAGGACATTCTTTTTGTTACGCAATTCCAAATTAACACAACATAAGAAGGAACTCCTCCATTAATGTTGTCACACATGACAATAATAGAGATATGTTGACCATAACCAGAAATTTCATTCTCAAGGTTACCCCTAATAATTTATGCTTATTTGTCTTGCTAGTATATCTCCAAAGATTAGTGGCCTCCAGCTAATTCAAGATTCAGTGTTCATGTTTGGGGACAAATGATTCTGTGcatgtttagaaaaaaaagatgttATTGTAACTATccttttatttaaaagcaacaacagtgttgtttttgttttcatgtgTGAAATTTTCTGGTTCAAACGAgaaagatttgaatttgtaacactTACATTTCACATTAACTGCAGTGATTGGTTAATTTCTCCTTATAGTTACTACATTTGGGTGAAATGTTGCAATGTAAAGCCTAATTAACGGTTAATTTACTAATTGGGATTAGATTTGCTAAGATGGggtgaggaaaaagaaaataatgaattgcACCAAAACTATCTAACTTCATATTGCAGATTTCCCCTTttggaaagggaaaaaaaagggGAGAACCCTTCAAAAATCAGGTTCTTACATTTTGAACTAAAGAGTCAGCcgttacttttgttttttatgggAAAAACGAAGTAAGAATGTGGCTTGCATTTTCAATGCAGATCCAAGTGCTATTAAATAGTAATAATGAGCTGAAGCAGTTGAATTAAATATCCCTATGCTTTACCATAAAGCAAACAGAAACTTTCCTTCTAaacacaaatatatttaatgaaagagaATATATAGAGAGGTGAAGGAGTCAGAAGTGGGATTTAACACATGAGAACCTTTTGAGGATCCTGAACCAAAAGTTAAGCATGATTTTAGTTTAGTTATCATTGTTTAACAATAATCTAAAAAAAGGGTTTAATCAAGATTTATATTTTCGGAAATAAATTTAGACAcagttatataattatataagtaCACTGATTCTGAGAGAATAAAGTTtccatttgaaatattttacaaaGCTAATTATTATGCAGAGTAGGgaaataaaacttcaattccAATGAAAGAACATTATCATCACTTTCTGTGATATTATATTTAAGCTTTGTCTTTATACTTTTCTCCATAAAAGTTTATCTCATGTAATGGTTCTAGAGATGGATATTAACATGTCGAGATGAGTTCTGTATTTGTTAATGATCAGAAATTGAATCCTTGAAGGTCGACTAATtgtatatatagagagagagacagACACAGAAGCTTTAAGCAGCAAGTAAATCAATGTTATAACTCAACTTATGCAATTGGTAATTACAAAACGAATATAttccaagaagaaaaaaaatcagatcCCTTAAGCATTTTGGCACTGTAACCATAACATAAGAATCTGAAAAGGGATCTGTGATTCCTTCATGAATCCCCATGCTTGTGCCAGCAGACTAACATGGCTACACACCTCCTCATGATGTAAAATCTGGCTTTGTGCTCCTTAGCTAAGCTGGTGCATTTTTTACCAATGGAGGGGTTCTTCTGAGAGAAGCTCCTAGGGATGCTGGTTTTTGAAGTGGAGGAACTCTTTTGGGATAAGCTCCTCAAGAGGGGAGAGTTTGAAGAAGAGCCTCTTGTTGAGCAACTCCTTGAGAACAGTGACTTGG comes from the Vigna radiata var. radiata cultivar VC1973A chromosome 2, Vradiata_ver6, whole genome shotgun sequence genome and includes:
- the LOC106776538 gene encoding laccase-2; the protein is MVSTVPSSPQLFLAFLFVTTFLSSFPEFILATSSNHGSVTRHYKFEIRLRNVTRLCHTKSVVTVNGKFPGPRVAAREGDRIVVKVVNHVPNNVTIHWHGIRQLRSGWADGPSYITQCPIQTGQSYVYNFTIVGQRGTLFWHAHISWLRATLYGPLILLPKLNESYPFEKPHKEVAILFGEWWNADPEAVIAQALQTGGGPNVSDAYTFNGFPGPLYNCSNNETETETFRLKVKPGKTYLLRLINAALNDELFFSIANHTLVTVEADATYVKPFESEIIVLGPGQTSNVLLKTKPEYPNATFFMLARPYFTGTGTFDNSTVAGILEYKKPLAPKNIPTLKPSLPAINDTSFVANFSSKFRSLNTAKYPAQVPQKVDKSFFFTVGLGTSPCPKNQTCQGPNNSSKFAASMNNISFTLPSIALLQQHFFGQANNGIYTTDFPAVPLRPFNYTGTPPNNTRVTNGTKTVVIPFNTSVQVVLQDTSILGAESHPLHLHGFNFYVVGQGFGNFNPNTDPPKFNLVDPVERNTVGVPSGGWVAIRFLADNPGVWLMHCHFDVHFSWGLRMAWIVEDGKLPNQKLPPPPADLPKC
- the LOC106755977 gene encoding uncharacterized protein LOC106755977; translated protein: MDEKWKLSKKEAGCSSQNSTSSTKSLFSRSCSTRGSSSNSPLLRSLSQKSSSTSKTSIPRSFSQKNPSIGKKCTSLAKEHKARFYIMRRCVAMLVCWHKHGDS